Within Candidatus Melainabacteria bacterium, the genomic segment GTACTGGCAGACGGCGGCTATATGGACGTTCCGCGCGCCCAGGATATCTTTATACAAGTCTGCGAAGCGATGGTGCATGCTCACGGCAAATCAGTAGTCCATAGAGACATCAAGCCAAGCAACATTATGCTCACGAAAGGCATCAACGGCGGTGACTTCGTCAAACTGGTCGATTTTGGTATCGCCAAAGTCCTGCCCAGTCAGCAGAAAGCAACGCAGAATCTTACCCAGACCGGAGATATCTTCGGAAGCCCGCTGTACATGTCACCTGAGCAGTGCCTGGGCAACAAGCTCGACAATCGCAGCGACATTTATGCCTTTGGCTGTGTCATGTATGAAACATTGACCGGGCAAGCACCTTTTGCGGCGGAGAATCCAATCAAAATAATTCTCAAGCACTTAAACGAGCAAGCCAAGCCGTTTTCCAGCCTTGTCAATGATTACAAAATTCCCGCTCAACTGGAAGCGGTGATCAGGCGATGCCTGGAAAAGGACCCAAACGACAGATATCAAAGTGCCGACGAACTGTTGAAAGACTTGCAAGATCTCAGAGACGGAAAGACACTCAAAGTTAAGAACTCTCAACGCAAGAAGTCCTACGGTTTGGACAACAAGGCTTATGTAGGCGCTGTTAGCGCCGTTGCACTGCTAGTGAATTTCATGTTTATCGCAGGAGCATTTTTAGTGATCAAAAATGTCCCCGCTCCTGCCCCGGTTCAGCACAGCCAGCCAGGCCCTTACGATCCACTCAAAGACGCCAACGATTTCGACAATAAATCCTATCAATACTTCGTCAACAAAGACTATGAAAAGGCAATTCCGCTTCTGCAGTTTGGATTGAGCGCCTACAAAGACCGAGGTCCTTACTATCTCGCCGACAATTATCAACATATCGGCAAATGCTACCTCGGCTTGCACAAGTACGCACTTGCCCTGCCTTACTATGAAATGGCTCTGAAGATTTACGGCGAGCAGAAAAAAATTCATGGACCGGGCTTCGGAATGGAAGGCGAGGCGCGCAGTGACTACGCTGAAGTACTTCGTCAACTCGGGAACCCGGACAAAGCGGAGCAGGTCGCAAGCGGGCAATACACCCCGACCACGGCCGTCGAACCATCGCCAAACATGCGATAAGTCCGAAAATGCCGAAACTGTTTGAAATGTCACAAGCGCGTCACGCGGCTGTCATAAGCAGGTCACGACCGTAGCTCATTATGGGTGTACAAACCGAAACCTGGGTTTGCTCATTAAAGAGGAACGACGCGATGTTTGCGACTGCGGCTAGATTTGCTTTGCTGAGCCTCCTGATCGGTCTGTTTACAGCCGGTCCCGCCGGTGCACAAAATGTCCGCCAGGCAGTAAATCGCATAGCCACCAGGGCGGTCGGCAACGTGCTCAGACAAGCCACCGGAAATTCCAATCGTGCAGTTACTCAAAATTCGCCTCAAGGTGGTGTCATCCCTGGTGTCATCATGCTGCCGAACGTATCGACTGCATCGGTCGACCTCAACACTTGCGACATGGATTTCATCGGCGGCAGATCGCGTCCATCGGCTGGACCGGGCGGCGGCAGCGGTGGCAGCGGCGGCTCAAGCGGCGGCGTCGATACGACAGGATATCCACCCAAACCAGGTCCTGACTACCAGCCCATGACGCAGCACGGACAATTTGTGGGATGGTACAGCCCGGAGGAAGTCGCTCTTTCCCAAACAGACTTTCCTGCCGCCCTGGTAAGCATTCTGAGAAGCGATCGTTATTATGGTGGCATAAGCGGAGCGGCATCAATTTTGTACGAAATTGGAGCAATTTCCAGTCCATTTAACTTCGACGAAGCAGCAGCATTTCTTGGCAAGTAAGACTGCTGAAACGCCAGCGGCTCACAAAGATTTATTCGTCATTAACAGTCTGCCCATACCGCACGAGTATATCCATGATACAAATCCATAATTGGATTCGTACGAGTGGAGAAAGTCGTGAAAAACATAGGAATCATTACATCCGGCGGCGATTGCGGTGGGTTGAATGGAGTCATCAAGGGCGCTGCATTGATGGCGTTGAGCAAAGGCATTACGGCCTGGATCATTCCCAACGGCTACGCTGGGCTTTACAACCTGAAAGATCTTAAGAGCTTGACTAAACTGACCAAAGAACGCGTCGAGGAAATCGATGTAATCATCGCAGGCAGCGAAGCGGGAAATTCGCGCGTCAAAGTCTCGAAAATTAAAGATGACAACAAATATGAACGGATCAAAGAAGGATTGAAAAAATTCAACCTCGATGCGCTGGTCATCGCAGGTGGTGACGATACAGGAAGCGTTGTAGTCGACCTGGCGAGCCGCGGAATTCCTTGTGTTCATGCACCGAAAACGATGGACCTGGACTTGATGCCATACAGCGTCGGCGGCGATTCAACAATCAATCGCATCGCGGAATTTGTTCGCGACTTAAAAACAACAGGAAGAACACACAACAGAATTGTCGTCATGGAAGTTTTCGGTCGTTACGCCGGACACACAGCATTCCGCGGTGGTGTAGCAGCAGACGCCGACGCAGTTTTAATTCCGGAAATACCGGTTGATTTTGACGTCTTGTACAAGAGCGTCAAAGCAGCCTTCTGCAAACGCATCGAATCAAGCGATGTGCACGCAGGCACTGCAGTCGTAGTGGTAGCTGAAGGTCTTCGCGATGCATCCGGAAACGAATTGGTCGACATGAGTTCAGAACCTGACTCGTTCGGTCACAGAAAGCTGATGGGCGCAGGACGATACGTCGTAAAACAAATCGAAGATCGAATCAAGAAAGATCCCGAAATCAAAGAGTTCATGAAACGCACCGGACAGTTTGTTGAAGGACTTTATGAAATTCCCGAAGTGCGCGAAATTCGCCCGAGCCATCTTGTGCGATGCGGCTTCAGCTCAGCTGTCGATTCAAATTTTGGATTGGAAGTCGGCTCTGCTGCAGTTGAATTGATGACTCAGAATATATTTGGAGTCACCGTTGTTTCCTACCGCGGCGGCAAAATCGAGTACATGGACGTGAAAGATGCGATCGTGCAACGTCACGTCACTGAAGCAGATGTCGCGCTGTTCGAGACGCTGGGCGTTTGCTTCGGACGAGAGCCGAAGAAGCCTTCCGCTGAAGCTGTAAAAGTTTCCGGAACGCCTGTTCGGGTCTACTAAAAGCGCGCAGGTAACTGAAATTGCAGTTTTGCTGAAACTGTTTAGCGAGATTGCATTGGCTGAAATATAAGCGTTGAGAAAGACTGCTCCCAAAAGAGAGCAGTCTTTTATGCACCCGCCGAGTGCTCCATCCGTTTATTTCGCGTGTGACGAGAGCTCAGCTAGAGTTTTCTTTGCGTTCGACTGGACGAACATATTTTCGTCATCGAGCAACAACGCAAGAATTTCAGGCGGAATCTTAGGGTTGTTTGCCAGCCCAAGGCGAACATCTTCGCTTGAGTCTTTCGCTAATCGCTCTAGCACCAATGGCGGTGCCTTAGGATTTTCTGATACGGCAAGTCTAACATCAGGATGATCGTCACTTGCCAGGCGCAAAAGCACTTCAGCTGGAGTTTCTGGATTCTCCGCCACTCGAGCACGCACTTTTACAGTCGTATCGTCAGCCAACTTTGTCAGCACCATAGGAGATGTGTGAGGATTGCCGGCAAGCACATAATGCACATGAGCCTGAGCTGTTGGATCAGCCTTGGCGTCCTTAGCTTCGCCGTCTGTGTTCAATTCATAAATGGACTTGACCAGCGCCGTCAAATTCTGTGCAGTCACAGGCTTCGCCAGATAGTAGTTCATTTTCAATTTCAACGCTTCAAGCACATCCTCATCGCGCTGTGATACGGTCAAGAGCACAACCGGAATTTTAGACAAGTCTTTGTCTGATTGAACATCAGCGAGCACTTCATGACCATTCTTTCTTGGCATATTGAGGTCCAAGAGAATCAAATCAGGCAGTTTCTGCCCGCCATTCTTACGCTCATTGAGGTAGTCCATAGCCTCGACGCCGTCGTTAACAACGGACATCGTGTACTTCAATCCGGATCTCTTGAGAGCCTCCTGGGTCAAACGGACATCACTAGGTGTGTCCTCGACCAGAAGTAATTCGATGTTATTTTCCATTACCGCTCTCCTTCATTTTTCCTGCCGGCAAAGTGAAAAGAAATATGCACCCCTGCCCGACTTCTGATTCCACCCAAATTTTTCCGCCATGCGAATTGACAATTTTTTTGCAAATCGCTAAACCCATTCCCGTTCCTGAATATTTCGTTTTGCCATGAAGACGGGCAAACATGTCAAAAATTTTGTCAGCGTATTTAGGATCGATGCCGATACCATTGTCACGTATGGAAAACAGCCACTCATTAACACTCTTCTCTGCAGTGATGAAAATCTGAGGCGCCGCTTTGTCCCTGTATTTCAGGGCGTTACTGATGATATTTTGAAACAGCTGAATCAACTGCGCGCGCTCAACAGCTACAGTTGGAAGATTGTCCACCTCTAATTTAGCGTGACACTCTTTTATCGTCGCGTCAAGATTATCGAGAACCTCTTCAATAATTGCATTGCAGTCAGTTTCAATATCTTCTACCGTTTCATCTCTGGTAGCGATGTTCGAATGCACCAAAACGGACTGAATCAACTGCTGCATTCGTTGCGTGCCATCGAGAATATAGTCGATGAATTCAATCGAATCCTGATCCAATTTACCTTTCGTGCTCTCCTGCAATAGATTAGCGAAGCCTTGCACCGCTCTTAGTGGCTCCTGCAAATCATGAGAGGCAATCTTGGCGAATTGTCTCAGCTCTTCGTTCGAATGCGTTAATTCAGCAGTTCGCTCTTGCACACGGCGTTCAAGCTCTTCAGCAACGTGCTTTCTTTCAGTAATGTCGCGGGCGAATGCACAATACATATAGCTGTCATCTTCGTAGATTCGGAAAACAACGATTTCGATTGGAAATTCATGACCATCTCTGTGCTGAGCGATCAACTCGGTCGTGTAGCGCTGGATTTTGCCCTCACTGGCCTTGAAGAATTCGTCGACTTCGCGAGCATACTGCTTCCTCAGATGATGAGGCGCGATAATTGCCAGACTCCTGCCCAGCGCTTCAGTTCTCTTGATGCCGAAAGTCTTTTCCGCTTGATTATTCCAATCAGTAATGTTGAATTGATTGTCCATAGACGCGAACGCATCATATGAATGTTCCAGAATAATGCGCAAACGGCGTTCGCTTTTGCGTAGCGCCACTTCCACCTTATTTCGCTCGATGGCGTACTGCAAACAGCGATAGACCGAATCATCACCGGCAAGACCTTTGATTAGATAGTCCTGAGCGCCGTTCTTCAGCGCCTCAATGGCGATATCCTGATCATCTAAACCTGTAAAAACCACAGTTGGCACGCCTGAGGCAATTTGCCTGATTTTATAGAATGTCTCAATGCCGTTGCTGTCGGGCAACGACAGATCGAGTAAGACGACGTCGATGGCATCCCGTCTCAAATAGCTCATCGCCTCATCCAGGGTGGAGGCACAATTAACGTCCAACCCCCGCCGCTGCAAGCTGATGCGAGCAAAGGTCGACTGCGTCGGATTATCTTCGACGACCAGCACACGCATCAGTGCCCACTCCTGATTTCAGTCACAACGTAGCTCTGCATTTGGTTTTATGTCGTGAACTAAACAAAGAAGTTCCCGAAACCTGAAATCAGGGTAGCAGAGGGTTTGGCCCCGAATATTAAACGCACAGGTTAACGAGTAGTTTCAATAGCTTAGAAGCAACGAGGTCGGTTAACTCTTCCGTGGTATGAAAACGGTAGACGAACCCCGAAGGGAGGTGTGACATGGCGCCACAGGATGAGCAGGGCAAGCCGGCAAAGAAGGATGCATCAGCCGTTCTTCACGACAATACGATTTCGCCCCGCGATAATCGAAAAGAGAGAGGAAAGGCACTGAGAGCTGCATTTCCGCACAAACTCCATGCGCCGTGGAATCCATCACCGACTCGCCGAGATCCAATCACAGTGCTGGAGGAATCGAATGTCGGGCGCATCCAGGAACTGGCGCCAGTGCGCTACGGACGCATGATGCAGTCGCCATTCACCTTCTACCGTGGCGCTTCAGCAATCATGGCTGAAGACCTTTCGATTACGCCCAATACAGGTATTCGAGTCCAGGCTTGCGGTGACTGTCATCTTCTCAACTTTGGTGCGTTTGCAACGCCGGAACGAAACATTGTTTTTGACATCAACGACTTCGACGAGACACTTCCAGCGCCATGGGAGTGGGATTTGAAGCGGCTCGCCGTCAGTTTTGTGCTCACCGCTCAAGATAACAATCTCAGTCCCAAATATGGGGAGCAAGCCGCCCAAACAGTTGCCAGAGCGTATCGCGAGCGAATGGGCGAATTCGCGAAAATGAGCATCCTGGACATCTGGTATGCCGCAGTCGATTGGAACAGCGTTATCGAGCGCACCACAGACGTTGAGTTGCAGAAGCAGCACAAGAAGCAGCTGAAGAAAGCGATGAAGCGAACGATACAAGATTATTACTTTCCGAAAATGACGCAGCAGATAAATGGTGCGTACAAGCTGAAAGACACGCCGCCCATCGTCTATCACTTTCCTGAAGATGAGCAAGAAGCATGGCACGAACGCATTACAAAGGCATTCGAAAAATATCAAACCACACTGCAAGAAGACCGGGCGCGCCTTTTCAATAGATACAGACTCTCAGACTTTGCTATTAAGGTAGTTGGTATCGGCAGCGTGGGCACGATGTGCGCCGTTGCAGTCATGCTCGCGCCTGATGATGAGCCGCTCTTGCTGCAACTCAAAGAAGCGCGTGCTTCGGTACTCGAGCCGTATGCAGGCAAAAGCGAGTTTGAAAATCACGGTCAACGTGTCGTAGCGGGGCAGAGAATTGTTCAATCGGCAAGTGATATCTTCCTTGGATGGACTTCAATTGACGACGGCAGACACTTCTATATCAGGCAACTGCGAGACACGAAGGTCAAGCCGGAGCCGGAACTCTGGCAGGGACCACAGCTTCTCGAAATCGCAGAAACGCTCGGTTCCGTGCTGGCTCGCGCTCATGCCCGTTCAGGAGACGCCGCCTACATTCGCGGCTATCTAGGCAGCAGTCCCAGTTTTGACGAGGCTATCGCTGAGTTTTCACTGGCTTATGCAGACCAATGCGTAAAAGATCATGCGTTGCTGCTTGCGGCAATCGAGTCGGGTCGGATAAAGGCCGATCCCGATGCTGCGAACTAGTGAGCGTTCGTTATTCTAGTAAGCCCAACGCAAAAGCGTCGCACCGGCGCTGAAACCAGCGCCCATAGATGCAAGTAGAACCAGGTCGCCTTTCTTGAGCATACCTTTCTCGAGGGCTGTGTGCATCGCCAGTGGTATCGTACCGGCTGTGGTATTTCCGTACTCGCCGATATTTACAACAACTTTATCCATGGTCATGCCGAGGCGTTCCATGGCTGAAGTGATGATACGAAGATTGGCTTGATGCGGGATGAATACATCAACGTCTTTACCAGTCAAGCCATTGCGATCGAGTACTCGAGTGCAAACCTCTGCCATCTTGCGCGTAGCGAATTTGAAAACAGCTGGTCCGTCTTGATGCACATAGTGCATGCGCTTATCGACAGTTTCATGTGAGGCAGGATAACGGCTACCGCCCGCGGGTAAGCAGAGCGAAACACCACCTGAACCATCAACTTCATGCACGAAGTCGATTAATCCAAACTCTTCCCCGGCTTCGCACGGCTGTATCAACGCCGCGCCACCACCGTCACCAAATATGATGCAAGTTTGCCTGTCTGTGTAGTCGATGATTGAAGACATCACATCAACGCCAATCACCACAACATTTTTGTGAGCACCCGTCTGTACAAATTGAGCGCCAACTTGCAACGCATAGAGGAAGCCTGAGCAGGCTATCGAGACATCGAAGCCCCAGGCGTTCGTCGCACCGATGTTGTTCTGAACTAGACAGGCTGTGGCTGGCAACTGCATGTCCGGCGTTATCGTGGCGAGAATAATCAGGTCGATTTCCGTTGCCTTGATTCCGGTTTTAGCCATGAGTTCTCTCACAGCTTCGGTGGCCAGGTCTGACGATGCCACTCCCTTGGCGGCTATGTGACGCTGATGAATACCTGTTCGCTCGACAATCCACTGGTCGGATGTCTCAACCATGCCTTCCAGGTCTTTATTGGAAAGAATGCCGGGCGGAACGCAGGCTCCAACCGCACTAATCTTAGGTATTGGCACTAATAAGCTCCTGAGCGCTGCCAGCAGAGGCATGACAGCTTCTTTGCATTCCGGACATCATACGATACACGATCTATCGCGTCACTCTCAACATACGTGACGTTTCTTAGTCACCAGGATCACCACAGAAACGGCGCTTTCCGCGTCTAGTCAAGCGACGATTCGATAAAATCGTTGTCATGCCAGATTCTGCTAATCCCACCAGAAGTGCCAGACTCGACCATTGAGCAGCTCGGCAGCCAGGCTGGACACATTTCCAGCCCCTTGATCGACGGAGTCCGGGCAATAGACAAAGTGTTCACGAGCTATTTCGAGCGCCTCCTCGCGCGTTGATGGAGGTCTTTCTACGACCATCTCGATTGTTGCTCGCCCGATCGAAACAATCTCGGCGTCGTGCATTTTGAACCATCTTTTGAAAAATCCAACGTGCACCTGAGGCACGGGGCAATCGTTCCAGCCCCCGTACAAAAGCTTTGCCGGCACTTCCCATGCATAATCAGCTCGAACAAGCAAAATGTAGACTGAGTCCAATTCACGGCTGCCCAATTCAGGGTCCCAAATCTGAAGCGACTGCAGGTTGTTATCAGGCA encodes:
- a CDS encoding PAS domain S-box protein, with amino-acid sequence MRVLVVEDNPTQSTFARISLQRRGLDVNCASTLDEAMSYLRRDAIDVVLLDLSLPDSNGIETFYKIRQIASGVPTVVFTGLDDQDIAIEALKNGAQDYLIKGLAGDDSVYRCLQYAIERNKVEVALRKSERRLRIILEHSYDAFASMDNQFNITDWNNQAEKTFGIKRTEALGRSLAIIAPHHLRKQYAREVDEFFKASEGKIQRYTTELIAQHRDGHEFPIEIVVFRIYEDDSYMYCAFARDITERKHVAEELERRVQERTAELTHSNEELRQFAKIASHDLQEPLRAVQGFANLLQESTKGKLDQDSIEFIDYILDGTQRMQQLIQSVLVHSNIATRDETVEDIETDCNAIIEEVLDNLDATIKECHAKLEVDNLPTVAVERAQLIQLFQNIISNALKYRDKAAPQIFITAEKSVNEWLFSIRDNGIGIDPKYADKIFDMFARLHGKTKYSGTGMGLAICKKIVNSHGGKIWVESEVGQGCIFLFTLPAGKMKESGNGK
- a CDS encoding serine/threonine protein kinase, with the translated sequence MTRFLSFESRCTCGAPPSGDTADSADSPANTHDAEPGETAPVDEEALRNNVSENLGERYEVQTLLGQGGMGAVYKVRDKELQKTFAIKVLNSNLVEDKNSLKRFEQEAQAARGLTSPNLVAVYDYGMGKKGSPYIVMDYLDGTSLDAVLADGGYMDVPRAQDIFIQVCEAMVHAHGKSVVHRDIKPSNIMLTKGINGGDFVKLVDFGIAKVLPSQQKATQNLTQTGDIFGSPLYMSPEQCLGNKLDNRSDIYAFGCVMYETLTGQAPFAAENPIKIILKHLNEQAKPFSSLVNDYKIPAQLEAVIRRCLEKDPNDRYQSADELLKDLQDLRDGKTLKVKNSQRKKSYGLDNKAYVGAVSAVALLVNFMFIAGAFLVIKNVPAPAPVQHSQPGPYDPLKDANDFDNKSYQYFVNKDYEKAIPLLQFGLSAYKDRGPYYLADNYQHIGKCYLGLHKYALALPYYEMALKIYGEQKKIHGPGFGMEGEARSDYAEVLRQLGNPDKAEQVASGQYTPTTAVEPSPNMR
- a CDS encoding DUF2252 domain-containing protein, which encodes MAPQDEQGKPAKKDASAVLHDNTISPRDNRKERGKALRAAFPHKLHAPWNPSPTRRDPITVLEESNVGRIQELAPVRYGRMMQSPFTFYRGASAIMAEDLSITPNTGIRVQACGDCHLLNFGAFATPERNIVFDINDFDETLPAPWEWDLKRLAVSFVLTAQDNNLSPKYGEQAAQTVARAYRERMGEFAKMSILDIWYAAVDWNSVIERTTDVELQKQHKKQLKKAMKRTIQDYYFPKMTQQINGAYKLKDTPPIVYHFPEDEQEAWHERITKAFEKYQTTLQEDRARLFNRYRLSDFAIKVVGIGSVGTMCAVAVMLAPDDEPLLLQLKEARASVLEPYAGKSEFENHGQRVVAGQRIVQSASDIFLGWTSIDDGRHFYIRQLRDTKVKPEPELWQGPQLLEIAETLGSVLARAHARSGDAAYIRGYLGSSPSFDEAIAEFSLAYADQCVKDHALLLAAIESGRIKADPDAAN
- a CDS encoding response regulator, which translates into the protein MENNIELLLVEDTPSDVRLTQEALKRSGLKYTMSVVNDGVEAMDYLNERKNGGQKLPDLILLDLNMPRKNGHEVLADVQSDKDLSKIPVVLLTVSQRDEDVLEALKLKMNYYLAKPVTAQNLTALVKSIYELNTDGEAKDAKADPTAQAHVHYVLAGNPHTSPMVLTKLADDTTVKVRARVAENPETPAEVLLRLASDDHPDVRLAVSENPKAPPLVLERLAKDSSEDVRLGLANNPKIPPEILALLLDDENMFVQSNAKKTLAELSSHAK
- a CDS encoding 6-phosphofructokinase, encoding MKNIGIITSGGDCGGLNGVIKGAALMALSKGITAWIIPNGYAGLYNLKDLKSLTKLTKERVEEIDVIIAGSEAGNSRVKVSKIKDDNKYERIKEGLKKFNLDALVIAGGDDTGSVVVDLASRGIPCVHAPKTMDLDLMPYSVGGDSTINRIAEFVRDLKTTGRTHNRIVVMEVFGRYAGHTAFRGGVAADADAVLIPEIPVDFDVLYKSVKAAFCKRIESSDVHAGTAVVVVAEGLRDASGNELVDMSSEPDSFGHRKLMGAGRYVVKQIEDRIKKDPEIKEFMKRTGQFVEGLYEIPEVREIRPSHLVRCGFSSAVDSNFGLEVGSAAVELMTQNIFGVTVVSYRGGKIEYMDVKDAIVQRHVTEADVALFETLGVCFGREPKKPSAEAVKVSGTPVRVY
- a CDS encoding ketoacyl-ACP synthase III; this encodes MPLLAALRSLLVPIPKISAVGACVPPGILSNKDLEGMVETSDQWIVERTGIHQRHIAAKGVASSDLATEAVRELMAKTGIKATEIDLIILATITPDMQLPATACLVQNNIGATNAWGFDVSIACSGFLYALQVGAQFVQTGAHKNVVVIGVDVMSSIIDYTDRQTCIIFGDGGGAALIQPCEAGEEFGLIDFVHEVDGSGGVSLCLPAGGSRYPASHETVDKRMHYVHQDGPAVFKFATRKMAEVCTRVLDRNGLTGKDVDVFIPHQANLRIITSAMERLGMTMDKVVVNIGEYGNTTAGTIPLAMHTALEKGMLKKGDLVLLASMGAGFSAGATLLRWAY